A window of the Hordeum vulgare subsp. vulgare chromosome 5H, MorexV3_pseudomolecules_assembly, whole genome shotgun sequence genome harbors these coding sequences:
- the LOC123452691 gene encoding tuliposide A-converting enzyme 1, chloroplastic-like codes for MAAAAPTPAPAPAADDEIVYESMPCIRIYKNRVERYFGSEFVAASDDVSADATTGVASRDRVISPEVSARLYLPRIDPSADKPKLPVLVYYHGGGFCLGSAFNPTFHAYFNNLAALAGVLVVSVEYRLAPEHPVPAAYADSWDALAWVVSHAAPAAAGFEPWLANHADFARLYLGGESAGANIAHHVAMRAGAEGLAHGATIHGLLMIHPYFLGTDKVASDDLDPAARESLASLWRVMCPTTTGEDDPLINPFVDGAPGLEALACRRVLVCIGEGDVLRDRGRAYYDRLRASGWSGEADIWQAPGKGHTFHLLEPLCPEAVAQDKVIAEFLNH; via the coding sequence ATGGCCGCCGCCGCGCCCACCCCGGCTCCGGcgcccgccgccgacgacgagaTCGTCTACGAGTCCATGCCCTGCATCCGCATCTACAAGAACCGCGTCGAGCGCTACTTCGGCTCCGAGTTCGTCGCCGCCTCCGACGACGTCTCCGCCGACGCCACCACCGGGGTCGCCTCCCGCGACCGCGTcatctcccccgaggtctccGCGCGCCTCTACCTCCCCCGCATCGACCCGTCCGCCGACAAACCCAAGCTCCCCGTCCTCGTCTACTACCACGGCGGCGGCTTCTGCCTCGGCTCCGCCTTCAACCCCACCTTCCACGCCTACTTCAACAACCTCGCCGCGCTCGCCGGCGTCCTCGTCGTCTCCGTCGAGTACCGCCTCGCGCCCGAGCACCCCGTCCCCGCCGCCTACGCCGACTCCTGGGACGCGCTCGCCTGGGTCGTCTCCCacgccgcccccgccgccgcgggCTTTGAGCCCTGGCTCGCCAACCACGCCGACTTCGCCCGCCTCTACCTCGGCGGCGAGAGCGCCGGCGCCAACATCGCGCACCACGTCGCGATGCGGGCGGGCGCGGAGGGGCTGgcccacggcgccaccatccacGGCCTCCTCATGATCCACCCCTACTTCCTCGGCACCGACAAGGTGGCCTCCGACGACCTGGACCCGGCGGCGCGGGAGAGCCTGGCCAGCCTGTGGCGCGTCATGTGCCCGACCACCACCGGGGAAGACGACCCGCTCATCAACCCGTTCGTGGACGGCGCGCCGGGGCTCGAGGCCCTGGCATGCCGGCGCGTGCTGGTGTGCATCGGCGAGGGTGACGTGCTCCGCGACCGCGGCCGCGCCTACTACGACCGGCTCAGGGCCAGCGGGTGGAGCGGGGAGGCCGACATATGGCAGGCGCCGGGGAAGGGGCACACCTTCCACCTCCTCGAGCCTCTCTGCCCGGAGGCCGTCGCCCAGGACAAGGTCATCGCCGAGTTCCTCAACCATTGA